From one Lycium barbarum isolate Lr01 chromosome 6, ASM1917538v2, whole genome shotgun sequence genomic stretch:
- the LOC132643667 gene encoding uncharacterized protein LOC132643667 isoform X2 encodes MVYWSNVVLGKHGNKMQIDDGTQLFLYQLVGTWGQLLFPRPWKEFRIWYDTHKAKGLKPFLDGMVTTGWYKKMGERIWTPWFIKFIHARGYFNIYTNLLHERAFSVSHRDAGVNYGKSVGPDSVLVDDKSFDFNLLKLQSLHSLKWYDFCFKEVSPGRIVRSSDDLVSVLHSVQKSKTIIFVDLQQVSESIIRNLLCHFERLNIQNYVLLGPHSYFLLDLARRGYPVIDTDQFFDSIRLRNSINFEKLHEKLGKEIVGKAHVVRKSLELKYNTWVVDSDVIPLSSDSFLDSYDPANDIFLGKNFKLVFIRNSQSALKIWVDNVLVKVVLSVSALKTRGSIATEGNFVNLVEKLLEQKKATFNRVDETDFSLNISFMDANQSSSRNGKKFAFWSPEMGSERIQKRLEEFAMWVVDSDLSCNAVVCHPS; translated from the exons ATGGTTTATTGGTCTAATGTGGTGTTAG GTAAACATGGAAACAAGATGCAGATTGATGATGGAACTCAACTTTTCTTGTACCAGTTGGTTGGCACCTGGGGTCAGCTTCTGTTTCCAAGACCTTGGAAAGAATTCCGCATATGGTATGATACACACAAGGCCAAGGGATTGAAGCCATTTCTTGATGGGATG GTGACAACAGGATGGTACAAAAAGATGGGGGAAAGAATCTGGACACCTTGGTTCATTAAATTCATCCATGCCCGTGGTTACTTTAATATTTATACCAACCTTTTGCATGAGCGAGCTTTTAGTGTGTCTCATCGTGATGCTGGTGTTAACTATGGGAAATCCGTTGGCCCAGATTCTGTTTTAGTGGATGATAAGTCTTTTGATTTTAACCTTTTGAAGCTGCAATCTTTGCACAGTCTGAAGTGGTACGATTTTTGTTTCAAGGAAGTTTCGCCTGGTAGAATTGTACGCAGTTCTGATGATCTAGTGTCTGTTCTTCACTCGGTTCAGAAATCGAAGACTATAATATTTGTTGACTTACAACAGGTGTCAGAGTCGATTATTAGGAATCTCCTCTGCCACTTTGAAAGATTGAATATCCAAAACTATGTCTTATTGGGTCCACACTCCTATTTCCTACTTGATCTTGCAAGAAGGGGTTATCCCGTGATTGACACAGACCAATTTTTTGACAGTATTAGGTTGCGAAACTCGATTAACTTTGAGAAATTGCATGAAAAATTGGGCAAAGAGATTGTTGGGAAGGCCCATGTAGTTAGAAAGTCGTTGGAACTTAAATACAACACATGGGTTGTGGATAGTGACGTGATTCCTCTTAGCAGTGATTCATTTCTTGATTCGTATGATCCCGCTAATGATATTTTCTTGGGGAAGAACTTTAAACTTGTCTTCATAAGAAATTCACAATCTGCTTTAAAAATTTGGGTTGACAATGTTTTGGTCAAAGTTGTTTTGTCGGTTTCTGCTTTGAAGACGAGAGGTTCAATTGCCACAGAGGGAAATTTTGTAAATCTAGTTGAGAAGTTATTGGAACAAAAGAAAGCTACATTTAACAGGGTTGATGAGACTGATTTTAGTTTGAATATCAGTTTTATGGATGCTAACCAATCCTCTTCGAGGAATGGAAAGAAGTTTGCCTTTTGGTCACCTGAAATGGGTTCAGAACGGATACAGAAACGACTTGAGGAGTTTGCTATGTGGGTTGTGGATAGTGATTTATCGTGTAATGCGGTTGTTTGTCATCCATCATAG
- the LOC132643667 gene encoding uncharacterized protein LOC132643667 isoform X1, whose translation MAQSKKTLKNLIPLFILLSLSALFLFSFHPSNLNSTKSFSFKPYNPQTHQKITFIIKVLTFNRLESLSRCLNSLSKAYYDNHVVHLHIYIDHFQDSSQGYVEIDQKLNLSKRILDFVDGFSWKYGEKLVHYRTCNVGLQSQWLEAWWPSSDDEFAFVVEDDLELSPLYFRFLKSLIENYYYNESNFSPMIYGASLQRPRFVPGKHGNKMQIDDGTQLFLYQLVGTWGQLLFPRPWKEFRIWYDTHKAKGLKPFLDGMVTTGWYKKMGERIWTPWFIKFIHARGYFNIYTNLLHERAFSVSHRDAGVNYGKSVGPDSVLVDDKSFDFNLLKLQSLHSLKWYDFCFKEVSPGRIVRSSDDLVSVLHSVQKSKTIIFVDLQQVSESIIRNLLCHFERLNIQNYVLLGPHSYFLLDLARRGYPVIDTDQFFDSIRLRNSINFEKLHEKLGKEIVGKAHVVRKSLELKYNTWVVDSDVIPLSSDSFLDSYDPANDIFLGKNFKLVFIRNSQSALKIWVDNVLVKVVLSVSALKTRGSIATEGNFVNLVEKLLEQKKATFNRVDETDFSLNISFMDANQSSSRNGKKFAFWSPEMGSERIQKRLEEFAMWVVDSDLSCNAVVCHPS comes from the exons ATGGCACAATCCAAGAAAACCCTCAAAAATTTAATCCCACTTTTCATTCTCCTCTCTCTTTCTGctctttttctcttctctttccacCCTTCAAACTTAAATTCCACCAAATCTTTCTCTTTTAAACCTTACAACCCTCAAACTCACCAAAAAATCACTTTTATCATCAAAGTTCTCACTTTTAACCGCCTTGAGTCCCTCTCTAGGTGTCTCAATTCACTTTCCAAAGCATACTATGATAACCATGTTGTTCATCTCCATATCTACATTGATCATTTTCAAGATTCCTCACAAGGGTATGTAGAAATTGACCAAAAATTGAATCTTTCTAAAAGAATTCTTGATTTTGTTGATGGGTTTTCTTGGAAATATGGGGAAAAATTGGTACATTATAGGACTTGTAATGTTGGACTTCAAAGTCAGTGGTTGGAAGCTTGGTGGCCTAGCTCTGATGATGAGTTTGCCTTTGTTGTGGAAGATGATCTTGAATTGTCACCTCTTTATTTTAGGTTCTTGAAGAGTTTGATTGAGAATTATTATTATAATGAATCCAATTTTAGTCCTATGATTTATGGGGCTTCCTTGCAGAGGCCAAGGTTTGTACCAG GTAAACATGGAAACAAGATGCAGATTGATGATGGAACTCAACTTTTCTTGTACCAGTTGGTTGGCACCTGGGGTCAGCTTCTGTTTCCAAGACCTTGGAAAGAATTCCGCATATGGTATGATACACACAAGGCCAAGGGATTGAAGCCATTTCTTGATGGGATG GTGACAACAGGATGGTACAAAAAGATGGGGGAAAGAATCTGGACACCTTGGTTCATTAAATTCATCCATGCCCGTGGTTACTTTAATATTTATACCAACCTTTTGCATGAGCGAGCTTTTAGTGTGTCTCATCGTGATGCTGGTGTTAACTATGGGAAATCCGTTGGCCCAGATTCTGTTTTAGTGGATGATAAGTCTTTTGATTTTAACCTTTTGAAGCTGCAATCTTTGCACAGTCTGAAGTGGTACGATTTTTGTTTCAAGGAAGTTTCGCCTGGTAGAATTGTACGCAGTTCTGATGATCTAGTGTCTGTTCTTCACTCGGTTCAGAAATCGAAGACTATAATATTTGTTGACTTACAACAGGTGTCAGAGTCGATTATTAGGAATCTCCTCTGCCACTTTGAAAGATTGAATATCCAAAACTATGTCTTATTGGGTCCACACTCCTATTTCCTACTTGATCTTGCAAGAAGGGGTTATCCCGTGATTGACACAGACCAATTTTTTGACAGTATTAGGTTGCGAAACTCGATTAACTTTGAGAAATTGCATGAAAAATTGGGCAAAGAGATTGTTGGGAAGGCCCATGTAGTTAGAAAGTCGTTGGAACTTAAATACAACACATGGGTTGTGGATAGTGACGTGATTCCTCTTAGCAGTGATTCATTTCTTGATTCGTATGATCCCGCTAATGATATTTTCTTGGGGAAGAACTTTAAACTTGTCTTCATAAGAAATTCACAATCTGCTTTAAAAATTTGGGTTGACAATGTTTTGGTCAAAGTTGTTTTGTCGGTTTCTGCTTTGAAGACGAGAGGTTCAATTGCCACAGAGGGAAATTTTGTAAATCTAGTTGAGAAGTTATTGGAACAAAAGAAAGCTACATTTAACAGGGTTGATGAGACTGATTTTAGTTTGAATATCAGTTTTATGGATGCTAACCAATCCTCTTCGAGGAATGGAAAGAAGTTTGCCTTTTGGTCACCTGAAATGGGTTCAGAACGGATACAGAAACGACTTGAGGAGTTTGCTATGTGGGTTGTGGATAGTGATTTATCGTGTAATGCGGTTGTTTGTCATCCATCATAG
- the LOC132643667 gene encoding uncharacterized protein LOC132643667 isoform X3, translating to MGLPCRGQGKHGNKMQIDDGTQLFLYQLVGTWGQLLFPRPWKEFRIWYDTHKAKGLKPFLDGMVTTGWYKKMGERIWTPWFIKFIHARGYFNIYTNLLHERAFSVSHRDAGVNYGKSVGPDSVLVDDKSFDFNLLKLQSLHSLKWYDFCFKEVSPGRIVRSSDDLVSVLHSVQKSKTIIFVDLQQVSESIIRNLLCHFERLNIQNYVLLGPHSYFLLDLARRGYPVIDTDQFFDSIRLRNSINFEKLHEKLGKEIVGKAHVVRKSLELKYNTWVVDSDVIPLSSDSFLDSYDPANDIFLGKNFKLVFIRNSQSALKIWVDNVLVKVVLSVSALKTRGSIATEGNFVNLVEKLLEQKKATFNRVDETDFSLNISFMDANQSSSRNGKKFAFWSPEMGSERIQKRLEEFAMWVVDSDLSCNAVVCHPS from the exons ATGGGGCTTCCTTGCAGAGGCCAAG GTAAACATGGAAACAAGATGCAGATTGATGATGGAACTCAACTTTTCTTGTACCAGTTGGTTGGCACCTGGGGTCAGCTTCTGTTTCCAAGACCTTGGAAAGAATTCCGCATATGGTATGATACACACAAGGCCAAGGGATTGAAGCCATTTCTTGATGGGATG GTGACAACAGGATGGTACAAAAAGATGGGGGAAAGAATCTGGACACCTTGGTTCATTAAATTCATCCATGCCCGTGGTTACTTTAATATTTATACCAACCTTTTGCATGAGCGAGCTTTTAGTGTGTCTCATCGTGATGCTGGTGTTAACTATGGGAAATCCGTTGGCCCAGATTCTGTTTTAGTGGATGATAAGTCTTTTGATTTTAACCTTTTGAAGCTGCAATCTTTGCACAGTCTGAAGTGGTACGATTTTTGTTTCAAGGAAGTTTCGCCTGGTAGAATTGTACGCAGTTCTGATGATCTAGTGTCTGTTCTTCACTCGGTTCAGAAATCGAAGACTATAATATTTGTTGACTTACAACAGGTGTCAGAGTCGATTATTAGGAATCTCCTCTGCCACTTTGAAAGATTGAATATCCAAAACTATGTCTTATTGGGTCCACACTCCTATTTCCTACTTGATCTTGCAAGAAGGGGTTATCCCGTGATTGACACAGACCAATTTTTTGACAGTATTAGGTTGCGAAACTCGATTAACTTTGAGAAATTGCATGAAAAATTGGGCAAAGAGATTGTTGGGAAGGCCCATGTAGTTAGAAAGTCGTTGGAACTTAAATACAACACATGGGTTGTGGATAGTGACGTGATTCCTCTTAGCAGTGATTCATTTCTTGATTCGTATGATCCCGCTAATGATATTTTCTTGGGGAAGAACTTTAAACTTGTCTTCATAAGAAATTCACAATCTGCTTTAAAAATTTGGGTTGACAATGTTTTGGTCAAAGTTGTTTTGTCGGTTTCTGCTTTGAAGACGAGAGGTTCAATTGCCACAGAGGGAAATTTTGTAAATCTAGTTGAGAAGTTATTGGAACAAAAGAAAGCTACATTTAACAGGGTTGATGAGACTGATTTTAGTTTGAATATCAGTTTTATGGATGCTAACCAATCCTCTTCGAGGAATGGAAAGAAGTTTGCCTTTTGGTCACCTGAAATGGGTTCAGAACGGATACAGAAACGACTTGAGGAGTTTGCTATGTGGGTTGTGGATAGTGATTTATCGTGTAATGCGGTTGTTTGTCATCCATCATAG